In Nitrosopumilus sp., the genomic stretch ACAGCGGTGCAATAGCTACGGCAAACTATGCTGCAAGAAAATATGGAGTTAAATCAGGAATGCCGATTTCGTTTGCAAAAAAAAGACTAGCAAGTAGAAATGATGCAGTGTTTCTACCAGTAGATTTTGATTTCTATTCAGACATTTCTGAAAAAGCAATGAAAATTATGAAATCCAATGCAGATATCTTTGAATATGTTGGAAGAGATGAGGCCTACTTGGATGTAACAAAAAGAGTAGAAGGAGATTTTAAGAAAGCAAGTCATCTTGCACAGCAAATTAAAAATTCCATTCGAGAAAAAATCAAACTTAGTTGCTCAATAGGAATTTCACCTAACAAGTTGATTTCAAAAATTGCATCAGATTATCGAAAACCAGACGGTCTTACAGTTGTAACTCCAGATAATATGAGTGAGTTTTTAAATCCTTTAAAAATCAGAGCTATTCCAGGTATAGGGAAAAAAACTGATGAAAGATTCAGTGAAATGGGTTTGGAAACAATACAAGACTTGAAAAAACTAGATGTTTTTACATTGAATAAAGAATTTGGAAGAAAGAGTGGGACTTACATCTACAATGCAGTGAGAGGGACGTATAATGAACCAGTCAAAGAAAGAGAAGCAAGCATACAGTACAGTAAAATTTCAACATTAAAAAAAGACTCAAAAGATTATCAATTTCTATCTGAAAGTATTATCGATTTATGCAAAGAAGTACATAGCATACTATTGAAGAATAATCGGATGTTCAAATCAGTAGGAATTCATCTAATTCAATCAGATTTATCAAGTAAATCAAGATCAAGAATGTTGAAAAATCCGACTTCAAGTATTGAAGAATTGCAAAAAAATGCGGACCAATTACTAAGAGAAGCATTAGAAAACCAAACCATCACAATCAGGAGATTAGGTGT encodes the following:
- the dinB gene encoding DNA polymerase IV; this encodes METRVVFHIDFDYFYAQCEETRSPELKTKPVCVCVFSDRGGDSGAIATANYAARKYGVKSGMPISFAKKRLASRNDAVFLPVDFDFYSDISEKAMKIMKSNADIFEYVGRDEAYLDVTKRVEGDFKKASHLAQQIKNSIREKIKLSCSIGISPNKLISKIASDYRKPDGLTVVTPDNMSEFLNPLKIRAIPGIGKKTDERFSEMGLETIQDLKKLDVFTLNKEFGRKSGTYIYNAVRGTYNEPVKEREASIQYSKISTLKKDSKDYQFLSESIIDLCKEVHSILLKNNRMFKSVGIHLIQSDLSSKSRSRMLKNPTSSIEELQKNADQLLREALENQTITIRRLGVKVTELSEVQGQSSITNYF